One genomic region from Parerythrobacter aestuarii encodes:
- a CDS encoding caspase family protein gives MGAPDGVCCDQSPAGLWAVVPLAGFGPHVPEMFAQVKSARAAFPPVTAITRQSFHTCQDASRSEEIEMPTGHAIHIGLNSVDPDQYDGWDGQLNAPENDLQEMEDLTTDAGFGKKDILKGEAATRENVRNAIASAAQSLESDDLLVISYSGHGTRVPDLNGDERRDGKDDAWCLYDGLLFDDELEYHWYLFEKDVRIILISDSCHSGTMSRDSVLPRSFGNFVDLKVPRIMPTSVARRTIRESREKYTEIQLAAASAIETVRAEKGIDRPQCAVRLLAACMESQLAFEVGANGVFTEAIMQAWDEGKFRGSYQSFYRLVTALTPRYQTPQHRVDWNRLPAFDQQNPFQI, from the coding sequence ATGGGCGCTCCAGATGGGGTGTGTTGCGATCAGAGTCCAGCGGGGCTTTGGGCGGTGGTGCCACTGGCCGGTTTTGGACCGCATGTTCCTGAAATGTTCGCACAGGTCAAGAGCGCGCGGGCGGCTTTCCCACCCGTGACGGCGATCACGCGCCAGAGTTTCCACACATGCCAGGATGCATCTCGATCTGAGGAGATAGAGATGCCCACAGGCCATGCAATTCACATAGGACTCAACTCCGTCGACCCTGACCAATACGATGGCTGGGATGGGCAGCTGAACGCGCCGGAAAATGATCTCCAAGAAATGGAGGATCTGACCACCGACGCAGGATTTGGGAAGAAGGACATCCTCAAGGGTGAAGCCGCGACCCGCGAAAATGTCCGAAATGCCATTGCCTCGGCCGCGCAGAGTCTAGAATCCGACGATCTGCTGGTAATCTCCTATTCGGGGCACGGTACGAGGGTGCCTGACTTAAATGGAGACGAACGGCGCGACGGCAAAGACGACGCCTGGTGCCTCTACGATGGCCTGCTCTTTGATGATGAGCTCGAGTACCATTGGTACCTGTTTGAAAAAGACGTTCGTATCATCCTGATCTCGGACAGCTGCCATTCTGGCACAATGTCGCGTGACAGCGTCTTGCCGCGTTCATTTGGAAACTTCGTCGACCTGAAGGTTCCAAGAATCATGCCGACGTCGGTGGCCCGCAGAACCATCAGAGAGTCGCGTGAAAAATATACTGAGATTCAATTGGCTGCTGCTTCTGCCATTGAAACTGTGCGAGCCGAGAAAGGCATTGATCGCCCCCAATGTGCCGTCCGGTTGCTCGCCGCATGCATGGAGTCCCAGCTAGCATTCGAAGTTGGGGCCAACGGCGTCTTCACCGAAGCAATCATGCAAGCGTGGGACGAAGGCAAATTCAGGGGAAGTTACCAATCCTTCTACCGGCTCGTGACGGCGCTAACTCCCCGATACCAGACGCCGCAGCACAGGGTGGATTGGAACCGCCTGCCAGCATTTGACCAACAGAATCCATTCCAGATCTAG
- the uvrA gene encoding excinuclease ABC subunit UvrA, with the protein MALTTISVRGAREHNLKGVDIDLPRDSLIVITGLSGSGKSSLAFDTIYAEGQRRYVESLSAYARQFLEMMQKPDVEHIDGLSPAISIEQKTTSRNPRSTVATVTEIYDYMRLLWARVGVPYSPATGQPIEAQTVSNMVDRVMALPEGTRLYLLAPVVRGRKGEYRKELAEWQKAGFTRVRIDGEMYPIEEAPALDKKFKHDIEVVVDRLAVKEGLETRLADSFETALKLAEGLAYVDLADLDRVPAKAGTSGEGAQPTEAPASAGAQDGGKMKGAGIPANRIVFSEKFACPVSGFTIEEIEPRLFSFNAPQGACPTCDGIGEKQLFDPQLVVPNEALSLKQGAVVPWAKSNPPSPYYMQVLQSLARAYEFDLTTPWNELERDQRDIILHGTGGMPVALTFKDGRKEYTVTKPFEGVIGNLNRRLRQTDSAWMREELAKFQTAQPCETCEGKRLNEKALAVKIPSAKGPTDIAAPVKMSVSDAKDWFLDLDRHLNDQQQQIARAILKEINERLGFLDNVGLDYLNLDRTSGTLSGGESQRIRLASQIGSGLSGVLYVLDEPSIGLHQRDNDRLLETLKRLRDLGNTVIVVEHDEDAIRQADHVVDLGPGAGVRGGEVVAQGTLKQVLKAKNSLTADYLSGRREIAVPQTRRKGNGHQLTVHGARANNLKDVTASLPLGTFTCITGVSGSGKSSFTIDTLYAAAARTLNGARVIAGAHDKVTGLEYCDKVIEIDQSPIGRTPRSNPATYTGAFTNIRDWFAGLPEAQARGYKPGRFSFNVKGGRCEACTGDGLIKIEMHFLPDVYVTCEECGGKRYNRETLEVKFKGHSIADVLDMTIEDAEEFFKAVPPIRDKMHMLNEVGLGYVKVGQQATTLSGGEAQRVKLAKELAKRSTGQTLYILDEPTTGLHFEDVRKLLEVLHRLVDQRNSVVVIEHNLDVIKTADFILDLGPDGGVRGGQVVAQGTPEEVAAVKGSYTGQYLKPMLARQREAAE; encoded by the coding sequence ATGGCACTCACCACAATTTCCGTCCGCGGCGCGCGCGAGCATAATCTCAAGGGGGTCGATATCGACCTGCCGCGGGACAGCCTGATCGTCATCACCGGGCTTTCGGGCTCGGGCAAGTCGTCGCTCGCGTTCGACACCATCTATGCCGAGGGGCAGCGGCGCTATGTCGAGTCCTTGAGCGCCTATGCGCGGCAGTTCCTCGAGATGATGCAGAAGCCCGATGTCGAGCATATCGATGGCTTGAGCCCCGCTATCAGCATCGAGCAGAAGACCACCAGCCGCAACCCGCGCTCGACCGTGGCGACCGTCACCGAGATCTACGACTACATGCGCCTGCTGTGGGCGCGCGTGGGTGTGCCGTATTCTCCCGCGACCGGCCAGCCGATCGAGGCGCAGACCGTCTCCAACATGGTCGATCGGGTGATGGCTCTGCCCGAAGGCACGCGGCTGTACCTGCTCGCGCCGGTGGTGCGCGGACGCAAGGGCGAATACCGCAAGGAACTGGCCGAATGGCAGAAGGCCGGCTTTACCCGCGTGCGGATCGATGGCGAGATGTATCCTATCGAGGAGGCGCCTGCGCTCGACAAGAAGTTCAAGCATGACATCGAGGTCGTGGTCGACCGGCTGGCGGTGAAAGAGGGGCTGGAGACGCGGCTGGCAGACAGTTTCGAGACTGCGCTCAAGCTGGCCGAAGGGCTGGCGTACGTCGATCTGGCTGACCTGGACCGAGTCCCCGCGAAGGCGGGGACCTCAGGCGAAGGCGCTCAACCGACTGAGGCCCCCGCCTCCGCGGGGGCGCAGGATGGCGGCAAGATGAAGGGCGCGGGCATCCCCGCCAACCGCATCGTCTTCTCCGAGAAATTCGCCTGCCCCGTCAGCGGCTTCACCATCGAGGAAATCGAACCGCGGCTGTTCTCCTTCAACGCGCCTCAGGGGGCATGCCCGACCTGCGACGGGATCGGCGAGAAGCAGCTGTTCGATCCGCAGCTGGTGGTGCCGAATGAAGCGCTCAGCCTGAAGCAGGGGGCGGTGGTGCCGTGGGCCAAGTCCAACCCGCCGTCGCCCTATTACATGCAGGTGCTGCAGAGCCTCGCGCGCGCCTATGAGTTCGACCTCACTACCCCGTGGAACGAGCTTGAGCGCGACCAGCGCGATATCATCCTCCACGGCACGGGCGGCATGCCGGTGGCGCTCACCTTCAAGGACGGGCGCAAGGAATATACCGTCACCAAGCCGTTCGAGGGGGTGATCGGCAATCTCAACCGCCGCCTGCGGCAGACCGACAGCGCGTGGATGCGCGAGGAGCTGGCCAAGTTCCAGACCGCGCAGCCGTGCGAGACCTGCGAGGGCAAGCGATTGAACGAGAAGGCGCTGGCGGTGAAGATCCCCAGCGCGAAAGGCCCGACCGATATCGCCGCTCCGGTCAAGATGAGCGTCAGCGATGCGAAGGACTGGTTCCTCGATCTCGACCGCCACCTCAATGACCAGCAGCAGCAGATCGCCCGCGCGATCCTGAAGGAAATCAACGAGCGACTGGGCTTCCTCGATAATGTCGGGCTCGACTACCTCAATCTCGACCGCACCAGCGGCACGCTCTCAGGCGGGGAGAGCCAGCGCATCCGCCTCGCCAGCCAGATCGGCTCCGGCCTCTCGGGCGTGCTCTACGTGCTCGACGAGCCCAGCATCGGCCTGCACCAGCGCGACAACGACCGGCTGCTGGAAACCCTCAAGCGGCTGCGCGACCTTGGCAACACGGTGATCGTGGTCGAGCACGACGAAGACGCGATCCGCCAGGCTGACCATGTGGTCGATCTCGGCCCCGGCGCGGGGGTGCGCGGGGGCGAGGTGGTGGCGCAGGGCACGCTCAAGCAAGTGCTCAAGGCGAAGAACTCGCTCACCGCCGATTACCTCTCCGGCCGGCGCGAAATCGCCGTCCCGCAAACGCGCCGCAAGGGCAACGGCCACCAGCTGACCGTCCATGGCGCGCGGGCGAACAACCTCAAGGACGTCACCGCCTCCCTACCGCTCGGCACCTTCACCTGCATCACCGGCGTTTCGGGCAGCGGCAAGTCCAGCTTCACCATCGACACGCTCTATGCCGCCGCCGCGCGCACGCTCAACGGCGCGCGGGTGATCGCGGGCGCGCATGACAAGGTCACCGGCCTCGAATATTGCGACAAGGTGATCGAGATCGACCAGTCGCCCATCGGCCGCACGCCGCGCTCCAACCCCGCCACCTACACCGGCGCCTTCACCAATATCCGCGACTGGTTCGCCGGCCTGCCGGAGGCGCAGGCGCGCGGCTACAAGCCCGGCCGCTTCAGCTTCAACGTCAAGGGCGGCCGCTGCGAGGCCTGCACCGGCGACGGGCTGATCAAGATCGAGATGCACTTCCTCCCCGACGTCTACGTCACCTGCGAGGAATGCGGCGGCAAGCGCTACAACCGCGAAACGCTGGAGGTGAAGTTCAAGGGCCACTCCATCGCCGACGTGCTCGACATGACGATCGAGGATGCGGAGGAATTCTTCAAGGCCGTCCCCCCGATCCGCGACAAGATGCATATGCTCAACGAGGTCGGGCTCGGCTACGTCAAGGTCGGCCAGCAGGCGACGACCCTGTCAGGCGGCGAGGCGCAGCGCGTAAAGCTCGCCAAGGAGTTAGCCAAACGCAGCACCGGGCAGACGCTCTATATCCTCGACGAACCGACCACCGGCCTGCACTTCGAAGACGTGCGCAAACTGCTCGAAGTGCTGCACCGGCTGGTGGACCAGCGGAACAGCGTGGTGGTGATCGAGCACAATCTGGATGTGATCAAGACGGCTGACTTTATCCTCGACCTCGGCCCGGATGGCGGCGTGCGGGGCGGGCAGGTTGTGGCGCAGGGGACTCCCGAGGAGGTTGCTGCGGTGAAGGGGAGTTATACGGGTCAGTATCTGAAGCCGATGCTGGCGCGGCAGCGGGAAGCTGCCGAGTAG